The Ramlibacter algicola genome segment CTGGGCATGGGCCGCAACCTCGGCGCGTTGAAGGCCGAATGGGGCGCGAAAGCGCGCGGGGCGTTCCAGGCGCTGGCGGGGATGAAGGTGGCCACGGGTGGGTCGCCCTCTCCCGCTAGCGGGACAGGGAGGGGTGAGGTTGCTCCCGTGACGGGCCTTCACCCCAACCCTCTCCCGCGAGCGGCGGAGGGACCGACCGCGAAAGCCAAGGACGGTGCCCAGCGCTACACCGCCTGGACCTTCGGTGAGCTCCCCGAGCTGATGGAAATCCGCAAGGGCGGCATCTCGCTCGTGGGCTTCCCGGCGCTGATCGACCAGGGCGACGCCGTGACGCTCGAAGTGTTCGATGAACCGGAAGTCGCTGCGTCCAAGCACCGCGCCGGCCTGCGCCGGCTGTTCGCGCTGCAGGTGCGCGACGCGCTCAAGTACCTGGAGAAGAACATCCCGGACCTGCAGCGCATGGCGGTGGCGTACATGGCGCTGGGCACGCAGGAGGACTTGCGGCAGCAGATCCTCGACGTCGCCATCGATCGGGCGTTCCTGCTCGATCCGCTGCCGACCGATGAAGCGACGTTCAAGCGCCGTGTCGATGAAGGTCGCGGGCGCCTCACGCTGATCGCCAACGAGGTCGCACGGCTGGCCGGCACGATCCTGCAGGAGTACGCGACCGCGCTGCGCAAGATCAAGGACACCAAGGGCGTCCCTGACGCCACGGCCGACGCCACGCAGCAACTGCAGCGGCTGGTGCCCAAGCGCTTCCTCGCCGACACGCCGTGGCCGGCGCTGCAGCACTTCGCGCGCTACCTGAAGGCGATCACGCTGCGCCTCGACAAGCTGCGCGCCGACCCGGCGCGCGATGCCTCACGCATGGCGGACGTGCGGCCGCAGGAGCAGCGCTACTGGCGCCTCGTCGCCGACCGCAAGGGCCAGGTCGACGAGCGCATGCTGGAGCTGCGGTGGCTGCTGGAGGAGTTGCGCGTGAGCCTGTTCGCGCAGGAACTGCGCACGCCCCAGCCGGTCAGCATCAAGCGGTTGGAGCGGGTCTGGCAGCAGCTGCAGTCGTAGCAGCCGGGGATCTCAGGTGCGCACGCGGCCGTCGCCGGTGAGCATCGACAGCTCCACGAAGTGCGAAGCGGCGTGGTCGGTCGGCGAGAGCGACACGTTGAAGCCGCCGATGGACTGCTGGCCCAGCGATTCGAGGCCGGCCACGAGGGCTTCGCGCGTGGCCTTGCCGCCGCGGCGCAGCCCTTCGGCGACGACCTTGGCGGCCAGGAAGCCTTCCATGCTGGAGAAGTTGGCCTGGTACTCGCCGCCGGCCTTCTTCACGGCGTCGACGAACTCGCGCGCGATGGCACGCGCCGGGTTGTAGGGCGAGGGCATCACCTGCGAGACCACGACGCCGGCGCCGTCCTTGCCGAGTTCGTCGGCCAGCGCCTGCGTGCCGACGAAGGACACGTTGTAGAACGTGCCGCCGTAGCCCGCGGCCTTGGCGGCCTTGATGAACGCCGCGCACGCCTTGTACGCGCCGATCTGCACGATCGCTTCGGGGGCGGCCGCGGTCAGCGTCTTCACTGCCGCGGCGACTTCGACCGAGTTGCGTTCCACCGTGGCCAGCGCCACCGGCTTGTTGTCGTGCGCCGCCAGCGCCAGCTGCATGCCGTCGAGGCCGGCCTTGCCGTAGGCGTCGTTCTGGTAGAAGACCGCGACCTTCTTCAGGCCCAGGTTGGCGAGGTTCTTCACGATCAGCGCCGTCTCGTCGTTGTACGAGGCGCGGATGTGGAAGGCGTAGCGGTTGAACGGCTGGCGCAGGCCCATGGCGCCGGTGAATGGCGCGACGAAGGGTGTCTTGGCGGCGGTGGCCAGCGGCAGGGCCGCGAGACTGGTCGGCGTGCCGACGTAGGCGAAGAGGGCGACCGGGTCCTGGGCCAGCAGCTTGCGGGTGTTCTCCACGCAGCGGTCCGGCTCATAGCCGTCGTCCAGCTTCACGATCTCGACGGCGCGCTTGTGGATGCCGCCTTGCGCATTGAGTTGCTCGAAGAACAGGCGGGCGCCGGCGTGGAACTGGATGCCCAGCTGGGCGGAAGGCCCGGTGAAGGGCGCCGACTGGGCCAGCAGGATGCGGTCGCCCTGGGCGCGGACCGAAGGAAGGGCGGCCAGGGCCGCGGCGCCGGCGGCGGCGCGGGTGAAAGTGCGTCGATTCAGGCTCATCCGGGGATTGTCCCGGTCGCCTCGAAACGCCCCTGACGAAAGCTTGTCAGGAAGGCGTGCGAGGCGACGACCGGCAGTGGGCGGCGCCTGAGCGGTGCGCGCTCAGCGGTGGCCGTGCCCGCGGCCATGGCCGTGGCCGTGGCCATGGCCATGGTGGCCGCGCCACTCGTGGCGATCCCGGAATCCGTGGCCGTAGTAGGCACGCGGCGCGATGTAGACGGGCGCGCCGTACACGACGGGCGCCGGGGCGTAGACCGGCGCCGGCTGCACGTACACCGGCTGGGGCTGGACGTAGACCGGTGCGGGTTGCGCGTAGACGGGGCCGGGAATGCCGATGGACAGGTGCACGTCGGTGCGGGCCTGCGCGGCGCCGCTGGCGGCGAAAGCGCCGACGGCCAGGGCGGCCAGGGCGAGGAATCGGGTGGAGAGCGAGGCTTGCATGGTCACTCCTTCGGTGGACATGCACGCATGGTGCGCGCACGGCCATGAACCAAGCCTGAACCGCCGGGCTGGAATCGTTCAGGGTTGCGGAAGTGCGATGTCGACCTGCGCGCCGCCCAGGGCCGAGCGCGACAGCGCGATCTGGCCATGGTGGCTGGCGACGATGTCGCGCACGATGGCCAGCCCGACGCCGTGGCCGGGCACGGTCTCGTCGCCGCGCACGTGCATCTGCAGCATCGCCTGCGGGTCGTCGCCGAAGCCGGGGCCGTCGTCCTCGACGCGCACGAGCAGCCGCGAACCGTCGCGCCGCACGCGCGCCGTGATGCGCGAGCGCGCCCACTTGGCGGCGTTGTCCAGCAGGTTGCCGAACACCTCGAAGGCATCGCCCTCGTCGATGCGCCAGCGCAGGTTCGGCGGGCAGTCGATGGCGAACCGGAGGTTGCGGGCCGCATGCACCTTCTCCAGCGACTCGCGCACGCGCTGGGCGATCGGCGCGAGCGCGATCGCGGGGGCGAAGCGCGTGGCACCGCTGGCCGCGCCACGCCCGAGCTGGTGCTGCACGATCGCGTCCATCCGCTGCACCTGCTCCTCGACGGCGGTCCCCAGCGTGGCCGGCTGCCCGAGCGCGGTGCGCAGGACCGCCAGCGGCGTCTTCAGGCTGTGCGCCAGGTAGCTCAGCGCCTCCCGGTAGCGTGACTGCCGCTCGCGTTCCTGCCGCACCAGCGTGTTCAGGTTGTCCGTCAGCGCCGCGATCTCCGCCGGGTAGCGGCCGGTGATCTCTTCCTGCTCGCCGTCCTCGATGCGTCGGATCTCGCGCGTCACGCGCCGCAGCGGGTCGAGCGCCCATTCGAGCAGCAGCGTCTGCGACAGCAGCAGGAACAGGCCGGCGCCGGCCAGCCAGGCCCACAGCGTGCGCTCGAAGACGGCCACTTCGCGCTCCAGTGCCGCCGCGTCCTCGAGGACGCTCAGGACCAGCGGCACGGGTTGCGAGCGCGCTTCGTACAGCACGCTGTACGCGACCGACAGGTAGCGGCGGCCGTTGCCGGAGGCGTCGGCGTAGTCCCAGCGCCCGACCTCGGCGGTCGGCGGGAAGGGAAGCTGCTGGCCGACGGTGGACTCGGAGTGCCACCCCTGCGCCTGGCCGCGGACGGCGACGGACGCATACAACCCCGAGCCGGGCAGCGCGAGGCGCGGCTCCGGCAGGGAAGGCGGCATCACCAGGCGACCTTGGCCGTCGACTTCCGCGGCCGCGAGCAACAGGTAGACGGTGCCTTGCAGCCGCGCGAGGCGGTCGGTGCGGCTGCTGTCCGCGTGCGCGCGCTGCAGCGCGACGCCGACGCCGGCGAGGAAGGCGACCAGCACGAGGGCCGCGCCGAGAAGGAGACGGAACCGGATCGATCGTCCGGGCTTCATCCCAGGGTGAAGCGGTAGCCGCGCCCGCGCAGCGTCTCGATCGGCACGAGCGTGCCGTCGGGGTCGAGCTTGCGCCGCAGGCGCGCGATCAGCACCTCGAGCACGTTGCTGTCGCGGTCCTCGTCGTGCGGGTACAGGTAGTCCGCCAGCGCCTGCTTGCTCACGACCTTGGGCCGCTCGCGCACCAGCGACTCGAGCACGCGGTACTCGAAGGTGGTGAGTTCCAGCGGCTTGCCGTTCAACGTGGCGGCCTGCGCGGCGAAGTCGATCGACAGCGGGCCGAACACCAGCACGTCCGAGGTCGCCTTGAGCGAGCGGCGCAGCAGCGCCTTGATGCGGGCGGCGAGCTCGGGATATTCGAACGGCTTGGCCAGGTAGTCGTCGGCGCCGGCTTCCAGGCCCGTCACCTTGTCCTGCCACGACGTGCGCGCTGTCAGCACCAGGATCGGCAGCGTGCGGCCTTCGGCGCGCAGCTTCTGCACGACCGCCAGCCCGTTCATCTTCGGCAGGCCGAGGTCGACGACCAGCAGGTCGACCGGGTACTCGCGCGCCTGGAACAGGCCGTCCTCGCCGTCGGCGGCGACGTCGACGCGGTAGCCGTCGGCCTCGAGCTGGCGGGCCAGCCCGGTGCGCAGCGCGGCGTCGTCCTCGACCAGCAGCAGCCGCATGTCAGCCGCCGTCGACCATCACAACGCGCACCTCGCCGCGGGCGGTGAGGATCTTCACGCGGTACATCACGCGGCTGCCGGACTGCACGCGCTCGACGGAGAGCACGCGGCCATCGACCTGCTGGCGCGCGACGGCCGCGGCGCGGTCGGGGCCGATGTCGGCCCAGGCGGGCATGGAGAGCGCCAGCATCAGCGCGCAGGACAGGCGGGCAGCGAGGGAACGCATGGGTGCAAGCATCCTACAGGGGCGATGAACGCGGGCTGAACCGCGCCGGCTTCACTTGGTGCCGAAGATGCGGTCGCCCGCGTCGCCCAGCCCGGGGAGGATGTAGCCGTGCTCGTTCAGCTGCCGGTCGATGGCGGCGGTGTAGATCGGCACGTCCGGGTGCGCCTTCTGCATCGCCTGCACGCCCTCGGGGCAGGTGAGCAGGCAGACGAACTTGATCGACTTGGGCTTCAGTTCCTTGAGCCGTTCGACCGCCGCGATGGCCGAATTGCCGGTGGCCAGCATGGGGTCGACCACGACGACGTCGCGTTCGTCCATGTGGTCCGGCATCTTGAAGTAGTACTCCACCGCGACCAGCGTCTTGGGATCGCGGTACAGGCCGATGTGGCCGACGCGCGCGCCGGGCACCACGGTCAGCATGCCGTCGAGGATGCCGCTGCCGGCGCGCAGGATAGAGACGAAGACCAGTTTCTTGCCGTCGATGACGCGCGCCTTCATGCGTTCCAGCGGCGTGTCGATCTCGACGTCCTGCATCGGCATGTCGCGCGTGACCTCGTAGGCCATCAGCGACGACAGCTCGCCCAGCAGCCGCCGGAAGCTGTTCGTGCTGGCCTCCTTCTTGCGCATGAGGGAGAGCTTGTGCTGCACCAGCGGGTGCTCGATGACGTGGACCTGGGACATGGGAAGCGTTCGAAAGGAAGGCGTCGCCGGCCGGGCTCAGGCCAGCGGTGCCTCGGCCTGCACCAGCAACGCGGTGCGGCCTTCGCGCTCGCGCCGCGCGCAGTCCAGCCCCGCATCGGCGGCGCCGCCGACGACAACCGACAGCGGCAGTCCGCCGCCGGAAGCGCCGAGGTCGCCGCGCACCGTCCCGGCCAGCTCCTCCAGCAGCGCGACGGTCAGGGCGCGCCACTCGACCACGATCTCGTCGCCCGGATGCCAGGCCTGCCGCGCGGCGTCGGGCTCACGCAGGCGCAGCACGCCCGCGTCGAGCAGCAGTCCGCCTTCATGCTGGCCGGGCAGGGCGGTGAGGCGGTCGATGCCGCGTACCTGCACGCCCGACCACTCGAACGGCTCCAGCAGCGAATACGTGAGCCACTGCGACAGGGCGTGGAACGGCACCCAGCCGTCGGACGCGCCGTCCCCGCGCACTGCGGAATGCCGCCAACAGTCCCCGAGCGGCACGCCGCCGATGCTGTGGCCGACCGGCCAGATCGGCGACAGCGACACGAGCAGCTGCGAGAGGATGTCGTGCGCGTCGACGTCCGCCGAGTGCGCGATGCCGCCCTCGTCGCCGACCAGCAGGTCGAAGAGGCCGGAGGGACGTGCGTCGTCGGTGAACACCTCGGGCTGTTCGGCCATCACCTCACCGAGCCGCCGAAGCAGCACGGCGCGCGTGTTCAGGCCAGGCAGCGCGTTCCCTTCGCGCACCTGCAGCGCCTGCAGCAGGCCATCGGTGGGCAGCGCGCGCAGTGCCTGCGCGTCGACCTGGAGCGGCCGCAGCTTGTCGCTGGAGAACAGGCCGGCGGTGAAGGCGTGGAAGGCCGCGACGGCCGTCGCTTCGGGGCCGTGCAAGGTAGTGCCGGTGGCCGGTTCGACGTACTTCCACGAGCCGTCCGCCGGCACGTCCAGGAGCACGGTCACGACAGCCAGGTCGACCAGCGCGTGGGCGCGCACCTGCGGCGCGACGTCGCCGAGCAGCCGGTGCAGTTCGGCGCGGCCGTCGACGCGGCCGGCTTCGAGATGCCGCCAACGGCTGTAGGGAGTGGCGTGGGAGCCGGCGCGGCGGCGGATCGAGCGGATGATCGCGGTCGCGGCTTCGCGCAAGCGGCCGTCGTCGACCGTGAACCACTGGGACTGGCCGACGCGGGCGCGGTCCAGCAGCTGGCCGCAGCGGTCCCGGACGGCGGTGGTCGTGCGCAGCAGGGCGGCGGCGGTCTCGCCGCGGGAGCGCTCGCGCACGAATCCGGTGGGATCTGTCATTGGGCAACTCCGGCCCCGGGCCGGACCTGCGGTGGCGCAGGCCGCGCTGCGCGCCAGCCTCAGGCGTGGGACGCGAGCTCCGGGGAACGGGCCACTTTAGCGTGCGGGCGCCGCACGCGGGTGCGTTTCAATGGTCGCGCTGCGGCGGCACCGGCTGGGCGGCGCGGCGCAGCCGTTCCATCTCGCGCAGGTAGCCCGCCATGTAGTGGCGGTTGAACAGGTGGTCGACCCACTGCGGCATGCGCTCGCCGTTCTTCTCGTAGAAGCCCGTGTAGAGGTCCCACAGCCGCGCGGTGTCCACCACCGAGGCGATGCTCAGCTTGCCCTTGAGCAGGCTGGTGCGCAGCCGCGCGGGATCGAAGTCCTTGATCGCGCCTTCGGCCAGCGACCTGGCGGCCACGCGCACCGCGGCCTCGTGCGCCTTCGCCTCCGCCGATGCTTCGGCCAGCGCCTGGCGCGACGGGACGAAGCCGCCCGTGCCATCGGGCATCAGCAGCAGGTACTGCAGAAGCTCCTTCGTCTGCATGCCGGTCTTCAGCGGATTGGCCACCTTGGAGCCGATCATGGTGCGGTCCTCGGCCTTCAGGTCGCGGCGCGCCGCGACGCGCGTGGCGAGGTGCTCGCCCAGGCACTCGACGACCTCCCGCACCTGGATGCCGAAGCGCTCCCAGTCGAAGTTCACCTGGCCGGCGGGCAGCTCGACGCCCAGGCCGCGGCACAGCGATTGCAATGCGAGGCGCTCAGGCGTGGACGGCGCGGGTGAAGCAGCCGGCTGCTGCACCGAAGCGGCAACGGGAGCGTCCGGATGGACCTGCGCGAAGGCGCCCGACGCGGTGAACGCGCTCGTGCTGCCGAATGCGCCCGGGTCGTCGATGCGCCACGACGTCGACGATGAGAACGGGTCGTCCACCGGCTGCACGACGCGCGGTGCGGCGGTCGGAGTGGGAGCCGGCGCGTCGCCGGACCACTCCTGCAGCAGGTCGGCCCACGGGTCCTTGGCCGGCGCGGGCTCCGGCGCCGCGGAGCGCGTGACCGGGCCGACGGGAACGGGACGCGAGCCCATGCCGGCGAAGCTGGTGGCGTCGCCGGCGTCCGAGAGCGCTTCGACCACGAGGCTGAACGGGCCGAGCCGGCCCGATTCGCCGTCGCCGAGCACCACTTCGTCGCCGGAAAAGTAGTCGCCGCGGTCGGTGTTGATGCCGTTGGCGGACAGCACCTGGATGCGCGCGCCTTCTTCGCACCAGTCGATCGAGAGGTGCCGGCGCGAGATCAGGCGCTCGGTGTCCGGCAGGTAGACGGCGGCTTCCGGGTCGCGGCCGACGACGACGGCCGGCGTCTTCGGCTTGAGCGTGATGGTCTGCTCGAACGAGGGACCGGTGAAGTGAAGCAGGTACGACACGCCGTCAGCGATGCAGATGAGCCAGGAAGGCGCCCGATTGTGCCGGAGCGCGGCGGCGATTCGGCGACGTCAGCGCAGCCGCAGCGCCTGCGCGAGCACCTCGCCGCGCAGTTCCGCCTCGCGATACCAGCGCAGGCCTTGGGCCTGGTCGCGCTCCAGGCCGGGAGCGCCGCGGGTGTAGAGATCGCCCAGGCGCCTGGCGGCCAGGCCGCTGCCGGCGGTGGCCTGCGTCTTGTACATGCGGACCGCATCGCCATAGCGGCCTTCGGATTCGGCGGCGCGTGCGGCGCCGAAGGCTTCGCTGAGGCCGGCGGAGGCGGCGTCGAGGGAGCCGACGGTGACGGAACCCACCCCCTCGTTCGGGGGGGCGTGCTGCGTGGTCACCGCCAGGGCGGCAGCCAGCGTGATGACGGCGAAGGTCCCCATGCAGCCTCCTTCTTCTGGGTGCTGCGAAGTCTATGCGGCGGGCTGTTGCGCGTCGACGTCTGCCTGCGGCCTTCCTTGGCGCGCGTTGCTCCAACCCGACGTAAGTCAGATTGACACTTCCGTAAACGGATGTAAGAGTCCCACGGATCAGATCACGACAGTTGTTTGAGGAGTTTCCCTTGAAGAAGAGAACTTTGGTGGCTCTGGCCGCGGCCACCGCATGTTCCTGCGGTGCCTTCGCGCAGCAAGCTCGCCCGGATTCCGGAACCCAGCTCCAGCAGGACCGCCAGCTCCCGCAGGCGCCGGCCCCCAGCAACGAGCCGGCCGTGCAGCTGCCCCAGCCCCGCCAGGCCGCCTCGTACAACGAATCCGTCAAGGTCACTCCGGCGGCGTTCCGCCTCCAGGGCAACACCCTCTACCCCGAAAGCGTCCTGCTGCCGCTGACGCAGGACTTCGTCGGCAAGCCCACCGACATGGAAGGCCTGCTGAAGGCCGCCCAGGCCGTGCGCCGCTACTACCGCGAACGCGGCTACCTGCTGACCGAGGCCTACCTGCCGGAGCAGCAGTTTGCGGCGACTGGCGGCACCGTCGTCATCCAGATCCTGGAAGCGCGCGTCGGCAAGGTGACCGTGCGGGCGGACGACGCCGGCGTGTCCGAATCGCTGGCCTCGTCCATCGTCAACCGCTACCTGAAGCCGGGTGACCCGATCTCCGAGTACTCGCTCGAGAAGCCGGTGCTGCTGCTGCGCGACCTGGTGGGCTTCGACGCCACCGCCGCCGTCCAGCCGGGTGCCAAGGCGGGCGAGGGCGACATCACGGTGATCGTGAAGTCCTCGGGCCCGAAGGTCGACGGCCTCGTCGGCGTGGACAACTTCGGCGCACGCAGCGCTGGCCAGAACCGCGCGTACGCCACGGCCAACTGGAACAACCCCACCGGCCGCGGCGACGTCCTCAGCGTGCGCGTGCAGGCGGCCGACCGCAAGGATTCCGAGCTGTACCGGCTGGCCTACAGCACCACGCTGACCAGCGCCGCCACCAAGGTCGGCGTCAGCGCGATGCGCACCGAGTATTCGCTCGGCAAGCAGTTCGAGGCGCTCGGCGCCACCGGCGACGCCACGATCTACAGCCTGAACTTCACGCAGCCCTTCATCCGCTCGCGCACCCGCAGCGTGCTGGGCGCGCTGACGTTCGAGCGCAAGGACCTGAACGACAGCACCACGACGCCGTTCACCAGTTCGTCCAAGCGCATCAACTCCGTGCGCGCCAGCGTGCTGGGGAACTTCGTCGACGAGGCGCTCGGCTCCTCGTTCAACAGCTACTCGATCAACTTCACCAGCGGCAAGCTCGACATCGACGCCACGAACCTGGCGTTCGACCAGAGCGCCACCACCGGCCTGCAGACGGCCGGCTCGTTCTCGAAGGTGAACGTCGACTACCTGCGCACGACGTTCCTGTCGGCGCGCGGCCGCCTGAGCGCCCTGGTGCAGGCGCAGTTCGCCAGCAAGAACCTGACGTCCGCCGAGAAGCTGGGCCTGGGCGGCCCGAACGGCGTCCGCGGCTACCCGGTCGGCGAAGGCGTGGGTGACACCGGCGCCATCGTCAACCTGGAATACCGCCACCAGCTCACCGACCTGGTCGGCAAGCTGCCGCTGTCGGCCAGCGTGTTCTACGACTGGGGCCACATCAAATACAACGAGTCGGGCGTTCCGGCGGCCCTGGCCGCCACCACCCCCGAGAACGACACCCTCAGTTCCGCCGGTTTCGGCGTGCAGCTGGGCAACTTCGGCGACTGGCTCGTTTCGACCCAGCTCGCCTGGCGCCTGAACCGCGCCCCGTCGTCCGACCCGGACCGCCATCCGCGCGTCTGGCTGTCGCTGCAGAAGTGGCTGTGACCACCTCGCCGACCGATCCCACCGATTTCCCGCAGTAGTAGCAGTTCCGCCCGAGGAGGCCCCATGACCACCCACTCCACCCGCCGTTCCGGCATCCGCACGATCGTCGTCCAGGTCACGCGCAAGCTGCGCCACGTCTATCGCATGCGCACCGGCATGTCGCGCCTGTTGTCCCGCCTGCTGGCCGGCCTGCTCGCGGCTCTGGCCTCGTCGTTCCTCGCGACCGTGTACGCGAACCCGACGGGCGGCAAGGTGCAGTCGGGCGTGGTGACCATCACCAACCCGACGGCGACGTCGATGGTGGTCAACCAGGGCAGCAACAAGGCGGTGATCGACTGGAACACGTTCAGCATCGCGCGCAACGAGTCGGTGCAGTTCGTGCAGCCGGGCGCCAGCTCGGTGGCCCTGAACCGCGTCGTGGGCGGCGACCTGTCGTCCATCTACGGCAGCCTGACGGCCAACGGGCAGGTGTTCCTGGTGAACCCCGCGGGGGTCATGTTCGCGCCGGGTGCGCGCGTCGACGTCGGTGGCCTGGTGGCGTCCACCCTGAGCCTGTCGAACACCGACTTCCTCAACGGCAACTACACGTTCACGGGCTCGGGCGGCAGCGTCGTGAACCAGGGCTCGATCAAGGCGGGC includes the following:
- a CDS encoding ABC transporter substrate-binding protein, giving the protein MSLNRRTFTRAAAGAAALAALPSVRAQGDRILLAQSAPFTGPSAQLGIQFHAGARLFFEQLNAQGGIHKRAVEIVKLDDGYEPDRCVENTRKLLAQDPVALFAYVGTPTSLAALPLATAAKTPFVAPFTGAMGLRQPFNRYAFHIRASYNDETALIVKNLANLGLKKVAVFYQNDAYGKAGLDGMQLALAAHDNKPVALATVERNSVEVAAAVKTLTAAAPEAIVQIGAYKACAAFIKAAKAAGYGGTFYNVSFVGTQALADELGKDGAGVVVSQVMPSPYNPARAIAREFVDAVKKAGGEYQANFSSMEGFLAAKVVAEGLRRGGKATREALVAGLESLGQQSIGGFNVSLSPTDHAASHFVELSMLTGDGRVRT
- a CDS encoding ATP-binding protein yields the protein MKPGRSIRFRLLLGAALVLVAFLAGVGVALQRAHADSSRTDRLARLQGTVYLLLAAAEVDGQGRLVMPPSLPEPRLALPGSGLYASVAVRGQAQGWHSESTVGQQLPFPPTAEVGRWDYADASGNGRRYLSVAYSVLYEARSQPVPLVLSVLEDAAALEREVAVFERTLWAWLAGAGLFLLLSQTLLLEWALDPLRRVTREIRRIEDGEQEEITGRYPAEIAALTDNLNTLVRQERERQSRYREALSYLAHSLKTPLAVLRTALGQPATLGTAVEEQVQRMDAIVQHQLGRGAASGATRFAPAIALAPIAQRVRESLEKVHAARNLRFAIDCPPNLRWRIDEGDAFEVFGNLLDNAAKWARSRITARVRRDGSRLLVRVEDDGPGFGDDPQAMLQMHVRGDETVPGHGVGLAIVRDIVASHHGQIALSRSALGGAQVDIALPQP
- a CDS encoding response regulator transcription factor — encoded protein: MRLLLVEDDAALRTGLARQLEADGYRVDVAADGEDGLFQAREYPVDLLVVDLGLPKMNGLAVVQKLRAEGRTLPILVLTARTSWQDKVTGLEAGADDYLAKPFEYPELAARIKALLRRSLKATSDVLVFGPLSIDFAAQAATLNGKPLELTTFEYRVLESLVRERPKVVSKQALADYLYPHDEDRDSNVLEVLIARLRRKLDPDGTLVPIETLRGRGYRFTLG
- a CDS encoding PepSY domain-containing protein, whose protein sequence is MRSLAARLSCALMLALSMPAWADIGPDRAAAVARQQVDGRVLSVERVQSGSRVMYRVKILTARGEVRVVMVDGG
- the upp gene encoding uracil phosphoribosyltransferase, which translates into the protein MSQVHVIEHPLVQHKLSLMRKKEASTNSFRRLLGELSSLMAYEVTRDMPMQDVEIDTPLERMKARVIDGKKLVFVSILRAGSGILDGMLTVVPGARVGHIGLYRDPKTLVAVEYYFKMPDHMDERDVVVVDPMLATGNSAIAAVERLKELKPKSIKFVCLLTCPEGVQAMQKAHPDVPIYTAAIDRQLNEHGYILPGLGDAGDRIFGTK
- a CDS encoding DUF1688 family protein; the encoded protein is MTDPTGFVRERSRGETAAALLRTTTAVRDRCGQLLDRARVGQSQWFTVDDGRLREAATAIIRSIRRRAGSHATPYSRWRHLEAGRVDGRAELHRLLGDVAPQVRAHALVDLAVVTVLLDVPADGSWKYVEPATGTTLHGPEATAVAAFHAFTAGLFSSDKLRPLQVDAQALRALPTDGLLQALQVREGNALPGLNTRAVLLRRLGEVMAEQPEVFTDDARPSGLFDLLVGDEGGIAHSADVDAHDILSQLLVSLSPIWPVGHSIGGVPLGDCWRHSAVRGDGASDGWVPFHALSQWLTYSLLEPFEWSGVQVRGIDRLTALPGQHEGGLLLDAGVLRLREPDAARQAWHPGDEIVVEWRALTVALLEELAGTVRGDLGASGGGLPLSVVVGGAADAGLDCARREREGRTALLVQAEAPLA
- a CDS encoding type VI secretion system-associated FHA domain protein, with the protein product MSYLLHFTGPSFEQTITLKPKTPAVVVGRDPEAAVYLPDTERLISRRHLSIDWCEEGARIQVLSANGINTDRGDYFSGDEVVLGDGESGRLGPFSLVVEALSDAGDATSFAGMGSRPVPVGPVTRSAAPEPAPAKDPWADLLQEWSGDAPAPTPTAAPRVVQPVDDPFSSSTSWRIDDPGAFGSTSAFTASGAFAQVHPDAPVAASVQQPAASPAPSTPERLALQSLCRGLGVELPAGQVNFDWERFGIQVREVVECLGEHLATRVAARRDLKAEDRTMIGSKVANPLKTGMQTKELLQYLLLMPDGTGGFVPSRQALAEASAEAKAHEAAVRVAARSLAEGAIKDFDPARLRTSLLKGKLSIASVVDTARLWDLYTGFYEKNGERMPQWVDHLFNRHYMAGYLREMERLRRAAQPVPPQRDH
- a CDS encoding ShlB/FhaC/HecB family hemolysin secretion/activation protein translates to MQLPQPRQAASYNESVKVTPAAFRLQGNTLYPESVLLPLTQDFVGKPTDMEGLLKAAQAVRRYYRERGYLLTEAYLPEQQFAATGGTVVIQILEARVGKVTVRADDAGVSESLASSIVNRYLKPGDPISEYSLEKPVLLLRDLVGFDATAAVQPGAKAGEGDITVIVKSSGPKVDGLVGVDNFGARSAGQNRAYATANWNNPTGRGDVLSVRVQAADRKDSELYRLAYSTTLTSAATKVGVSAMRTEYSLGKQFEALGATGDATIYSLNFTQPFIRSRTRSVLGALTFERKDLNDSTTTPFTSSSKRINSVRASVLGNFVDEALGSSFNSYSINFTSGKLDIDATNLAFDQSATTGLQTAGSFSKVNVDYLRTTFLSARGRLSALVQAQFASKNLTSAEKLGLGGPNGVRGYPVGEGVGDTGAIVNLEYRHQLTDLVGKLPLSASVFYDWGHIKYNESGVPAALAATTPENDTLSSAGFGVQLGNFGDWLVSTQLAWRLNRAPSSDPDRHPRVWLSLQKWL